The following coding sequences lie in one Kribbella sp. NBC_00709 genomic window:
- the xylB gene encoding xylulokinase: MTELRLVAGVDCSTQATKVLVCDAETGAVVREGRAPHPDATQVDPGEWWKAWEIASDGLLDGVQAIAVGGQQHGLVLLDDSGEVVHPAVLWNDTSSADATEELVAELGGPEAWAEAIGSVPVPSFTVTKLRWVREKEAASRATAVVLPHDWMTHKLAADRQGVEGITTDRGDASGTGWWSAATNSYRTDLVELAFGRQLALPRVAGPAEVVGQTAFGAAIAAGTGDNAAAALGLDLRPGDVAVSLGTSGTAFARSAHPTADPTGLVAGFADATGEYLPLVCTLNAARVMSATAQMLGLDLAAFDEAAITSPGSDGLVLLPFLDGERTPDLPHSTGLIYGLTRATMQPATMARAAVEGLLCGLADAVDALRTQGLPVHRVLLLGGGARSRAVQALAPALLGAEVVLPEPAEYVALGAARQAAWALSGADTPPTWQVPLGKPEQAITLDATEVRANYEQVLTNTRPLLSQPYNR, encoded by the coding sequence ATGACTGAGCTGAGGCTGGTTGCCGGGGTGGACTGCTCCACCCAGGCGACCAAGGTTCTGGTGTGCGACGCCGAGACCGGAGCGGTGGTCCGCGAGGGCCGCGCGCCGCACCCGGACGCCACCCAGGTGGATCCGGGTGAGTGGTGGAAGGCGTGGGAGATCGCGTCCGACGGCCTGCTCGACGGCGTCCAGGCGATCGCGGTCGGCGGCCAGCAGCACGGCTTGGTCCTGCTGGACGATTCCGGCGAGGTGGTCCACCCCGCCGTCCTCTGGAACGACACCAGCTCAGCCGACGCGACCGAAGAGCTCGTCGCCGAGCTCGGCGGCCCAGAAGCCTGGGCCGAAGCGATCGGCTCGGTCCCGGTCCCATCCTTCACTGTCACCAAGCTGCGCTGGGTACGCGAGAAGGAGGCTGCCTCTCGTGCGACAGCCGTCGTGTTGCCGCATGACTGGATGACGCACAAGCTGGCTGCTGACCGGCAGGGCGTCGAGGGGATTACCACTGATCGGGGCGACGCGTCCGGGACCGGGTGGTGGTCGGCGGCGACGAACAGCTACCGGACTGACCTGGTCGAGCTTGCGTTCGGGCGGCAGCTTGCTCTGCCGCGCGTCGCGGGACCGGCTGAGGTCGTCGGGCAGACCGCCTTCGGTGCGGCGATCGCGGCCGGCACGGGGGACAATGCGGCCGCTGCGCTCGGGCTCGACCTGCGGCCTGGCGACGTTGCCGTCTCGCTCGGGACCAGCGGTACTGCGTTCGCGCGCTCGGCTCACCCGACCGCGGACCCGACCGGCCTGGTCGCCGGTTTCGCCGACGCCACCGGTGAGTACCTCCCGCTCGTCTGCACCCTGAACGCCGCCCGCGTGATGTCCGCGACCGCGCAGATGCTCGGCCTCGACCTGGCCGCCTTCGACGAGGCGGCGATCACCTCACCCGGCAGCGACGGCCTGGTCCTGCTCCCGTTCCTCGACGGCGAGCGTACGCCGGACCTCCCGCACTCCACCGGCCTGATCTACGGCCTCACCCGCGCGACCATGCAGCCCGCGACGATGGCCCGCGCGGCGGTCGAGGGCCTCCTCTGCGGCCTCGCCGACGCCGTCGACGCCCTCCGCACGCAGGGCCTCCCTGTCCACCGCGTCCTGCTCCTGGGTGGCGGCGCCCGCTCCCGCGCCGTACAAGCCTTGGCGCCGGCTCTGCTGGGCGCCGAAGTCGTCCTGCCCGAGCCGGCCGAGTACGTCGCCCTGGGCGCGGCCCGCCAAGCAGCCTGGGCCCTGTCCGGCGCCGACACCCCGCCAACCTGGCAGGTCCCGCTCGGCAAGCCCGAGCAGGCGATCACCCTCGACGCCACCGAGGTCCGCGCCAACTACGAGCAGGTCCTCACCAACACCCGCCCGCTCCTGTCCCAGCCCTACAACCGCTGA
- a CDS encoding YkvA family protein, translated as MVYFGGFLGLIGLLTLIFRDGDVAGMPAVAVGGGLLVLGVAVGAFGVVRRRRVRRRKIAAGEPVPVGDVFQRARALPRLLRDVRQGTYADLPKNRPFIWVLALVYLISPIDILPDLLPVIGVTDDAGVAVWLLTSVSTATGLYLNRERERQRQGIPRGRDLGGGGASR; from the coding sequence ATGGTGTACTTCGGTGGGTTTCTCGGGCTGATCGGGCTGTTGACCCTGATCTTCCGGGACGGGGACGTGGCCGGGATGCCTGCCGTGGCGGTCGGGGGCGGGCTGCTCGTGCTGGGCGTGGCAGTCGGCGCGTTCGGTGTCGTACGGCGGCGTCGCGTCCGCCGGCGCAAGATCGCGGCCGGCGAACCGGTGCCGGTCGGGGACGTGTTCCAGCGCGCCCGCGCGCTGCCGCGACTGCTCCGGGATGTTCGTCAGGGCACGTACGCCGACCTGCCGAAGAACAGGCCGTTCATCTGGGTCCTGGCGCTGGTCTACCTGATCTCGCCGATCGACATCCTGCCCGACCTGCTGCCGGTGATTGGTGTCACCGACGATGCCGGGGTGGCTGTCTGGCTGCTGACGAGCGTGTCGACGGCCACCGGGCTCTACCTCAACCGTGAGCGCGAGCGTCAGCGTCAGGGCATTCCGCGCGGTCGTGACCTCGGTGGCGGCGGAGCCAGTCGCTGA